A portion of the Bacteroidota bacterium genome contains these proteins:
- the tilS gene encoding tRNA lysidine(34) synthetase TilS, giving the protein MLEQFLNFIRKEKLGDNSRSYLLTVSGGVDSIVMCDLFFKAGFSFGIAHCNFKLRGEESEEDEEFVKSVAGKYKVAFHKKSFSTKAYSERKKISIQMSARELRYEWLKRLAKDKKYDCIATAHHLDDSIETFFINLLRGTGIAGLQGIQVKQGNIIRPLLFANKKMIHDYADENKLQWREDSSNFTDKYLRNSIRHHLIPSLKRLNKGFEKTITKELSYFKEAGDIFKKFIEEKKKEIIVEDGKNILLNIKKLKDSGHAETVLHEILRAYDFNPETTELIAQRMYTTAGKKFLSPTYRLIKDREFFILTPTHPAQEHPPLRQVGAPPSKGDKEKFLLKKNQTEFQNENLKLKMEIMDGNISEVKDKSPQTAYIDLAKLEFPLTLRKWKQGDFFFPLGMKGKKKLSDFFIDIKLPLNNKEETWVLESSTNIVWVIGHRIDERHKITPRTKKIYKVARVA; this is encoded by the coding sequence ATGCTGGAACAATTTTTAAATTTTATCCGGAAAGAAAAACTGGGAGATAATTCCCGTAGTTATCTGCTAACCGTAAGCGGTGGCGTTGATTCTATTGTAATGTGCGATTTGTTTTTCAAAGCGGGATTTTCATTCGGCATTGCGCATTGTAATTTTAAATTGCGGGGAGAAGAATCGGAAGAAGATGAGGAGTTTGTAAAATCAGTGGCAGGGAAATACAAAGTTGCATTTCATAAAAAGTCATTCAGCACAAAAGCATATTCGGAGAGAAAAAAAATTTCCATCCAGATGTCTGCCCGCGAATTGCGCTATGAATGGCTGAAGCGATTGGCGAAGGATAAAAAATATGATTGCATCGCAACGGCTCATCATCTGGATGATTCCATCGAAACATTTTTCATTAATCTTTTGCGCGGAACAGGAATTGCAGGATTGCAGGGTATTCAGGTGAAGCAGGGAAATATTATCCGCCCACTGCTTTTTGCAAACAAGAAAATGATTCACGATTATGCGGATGAAAATAAACTGCAGTGGAGGGAAGACAGTTCCAACTTCACCGATAAATATTTGCGCAATTCCATCCGCCATCATTTAATTCCTTCTCTGAAAAGGTTGAATAAAGGATTTGAAAAAACCATCACCAAAGAATTATCTTACTTCAAAGAAGCGGGAGATATTTTCAAAAAGTTTATCGAGGAAAAGAAAAAAGAAATCATTGTGGAAGATGGGAAAAATATTCTCCTCAACATTAAAAAACTCAAAGACAGCGGTCATGCCGAAACCGTTCTCCATGAAATTCTCCGCGCATACGATTTCAATCCGGAAACCACAGAACTCATTGCGCAAAGAATGTACACGACAGCAGGGAAAAAATTCCTTTCACCAACCTATCGGCTGATTAAAGACAGGGAGTTTTTTATTCTGACACCAACACATCCTGCGCAAGAACATCCCCCGCTCCGACAAGTCGGAGCACCCCCTTCGAAGGGGGACAAAGAAAAGTTTCTTCTGAAAAAAAATCAAACCGAATTTCAGAATGAAAATCTGAAACTGAAGATGGAAATTATGGATGGAAATATTTCCGAAGTGAAAGACAAATCTCCGCAGACGGCTTATATTGATTTGGCGAAACTTGAATTTCCGTTAACGCTCCGCAAATGGAAGCAGGGCGATTTCTTTTTTCCCTTAGGCATGAAAGGGAAAAAGAAACTCAGCGACTTTTTTATTGATATTAAACTCCCGCTCAATAATAAGGAAGAAACATGGGTGCTGGAATCTTCTACTAATATAGTATGGGTTATCGGCCACCGCATTGACGAGCGCCATAAAATCACTCCGCGCACAAAGAAAATTTACAAGGTTGCACGGGTTGCCTGA
- a CDS encoding anthranilate synthase component I family protein — MRKWLHFEISDVNIFKENILHCASGFSRAGVLQSNEYNGSETEMLVALDCAEEIICKENCFDMLKNFYESKQDWLFGFLSYPASHLQMDTGGEAHFFQPKYVFIVRKNKVEIGFLPEVSLENEIENLFYKILNFSLPPVPCPLSLEISQRISKQDYIQTITRIKKHIQRGDIYEMNYCMEFFSDTAEINPAEVFLKLNETSQAPFSAFYRRNNNYLLCASPERFLKKEGKKIISQPIKGTARRGKTFEEDLLQKEKLANSVKDKSENVMIVDLVRNDLSRTCENVKTEELFGIYSFKQWHQMISTVSGEMKDGVHFTGVIKNAFPMGSMTGAPKLSAMKLIDKFEKTKRGLYSGAVGYITPEGDFDFNVVIRSILYNSVSNYLSFSVGGAITANSIPEEEYEECLLKAKGMFSALGAENPKSEKTNSKEYQNSLV; from the coding sequence ATGAGAAAATGGCTGCACTTTGAAATAAGTGATGTAAACATTTTCAAAGAAAATATTTTGCATTGCGCATCGGGTTTTTCGCGCGCGGGTGTTCTTCAGAGCAATGAATATAACGGCAGCGAAACCGAGATGCTTGTTGCGCTTGATTGCGCGGAAGAAATTATTTGCAAGGAGAACTGTTTCGATATGCTGAAAAATTTTTACGAATCAAAACAGGACTGGTTGTTTGGGTTTTTATCGTATCCGGCTTCCCATTTACAAATGGATACAGGAGGTGAAGCGCATTTCTTTCAGCCGAAATATGTTTTCATTGTCAGGAAAAATAAAGTTGAAATTGGATTTCTGCCGGAAGTTTCTTTGGAAAATGAAATTGAGAATTTGTTTTATAAAATTCTGAATTTCTCCTTGCCCCCTGTCCCTTGCCCCTTGTCCCTTGAAATCTCACAAAGAATTTCAAAACAAGATTACATTCAAACCATAACGAGAATTAAAAAACACATTCAGCGAGGCGATATTTACGAAATGAATTACTGCATGGAATTTTTTTCTGATACTGCAGAGATAAATCCCGCAGAAGTTTTTTTGAAACTGAATGAAACTTCGCAAGCGCCTTTCTCTGCATTTTACAGGAGGAACAATAATTATTTACTATGCGCAAGCCCCGAACGGTTTCTAAAGAAGGAAGGAAAGAAAATAATTTCCCAGCCGATTAAGGGAACTGCAAGGCGGGGAAAAACTTTTGAAGAAGATTTGCTGCAAAAAGAAAAATTAGCAAACAGCGTAAAAGATAAAAGCGAGAATGTGATGATAGTGGATTTAGTGCGGAACGATTTGTCCAGAACGTGCGAGAATGTAAAAACGGAAGAGCTCTTCGGCATTTATTCGTTCAAACAATGGCACCAGATGATTTCCACCGTGAGCGGAGAAATGAAAGACGGAGTTCATTTTACCGGTGTAATCAAAAACGCTTTCCCTATGGGTTCCATGACAGGCGCACCAAAACTCAGCGCGATGAAACTGATTGACAAGTTTGAAAAAACAAAGCGCGGGCTTTATTCCGGAGCGGTTGGCTATATTACACCTGAAGGAGATTTTGATTTCAACGTTGTCATCCGGAGTATTCTCTATAATTCCGTTTCCAACTATTTATCCTTCTCGGTCGGAGGCGCCATCACCGCCAACTCAATTCCCGAAGAAGAATACGAAGAGTGTTTGCTGAAAGCGAAAGGAATGTTCTCTGCGCTAGGCGCAGAAAATCCCAAATCCGAAAAAACAAATTCCAAAGAATACCAGAACTCTTTGGTTTGA
- a CDS encoding Uma2 family endonuclease, translating to MEPIVLKHKKAVEMTDDEFAQFCAENRDLRIERNSNKNILIMSPTHSYTGKHNSEIIRQLSNWNHKHKSGYVFDSSTGFTLSNNAMRCPDAAWLKKERWDALSEKEKKSFAPLCPDFLIELKSDTDSLPELKNKMQEWLAQGCRLGWLIDIDAQKIYIYKPGTEVKTMSGFDGKLSGEEVLNGFELDLTELKL from the coding sequence ATGGAACCCATTGTGCTGAAACATAAAAAAGCCGTTGAGATGACCGATGACGAGTTCGCGCAGTTTTGTGCCGAGAACCGCGATTTGCGAATTGAGCGCAACAGCAATAAAAATATTTTAATCATGAGTCCCACCCATTCTTATACCGGGAAACACAATTCGGAAATTATCCGCCAACTTTCTAACTGGAATCACAAACATAAATCCGGTTATGTTTTTGATTCAAGCACAGGATTCACACTATCCAATAACGCCATGCGCTGCCCCGATGCAGCATGGCTTAAAAAAGAACGGTGGGATGCACTCAGCGAAAAAGAAAAAAAATCATTCGCTCCGCTATGCCCCGATTTTCTCATAGAACTAAAATCAGATACCGACTCGCTTCCCGAACTCAAAAACAAAATGCAGGAATGGCTCGCTCAGGGCTGCCGCCTGGGCTGGCTCATTGATATTGACGCGCAAAAAATTTACATATACAAGCCCGGCACCGAAGTGAAAACCATGAGTGGCTTTGACGGCAAACTTTCAGGCGAAGAGGTATTGAATGGCTTTGAACTTGATTTAACGGAACTAAAATTATAA
- a CDS encoding type II toxin-antitoxin system RelE/ParE family toxin encodes MNVKYKPKFRKDLGKIKDKETHKAIYRALKNIEKANHGSQINNIKKLKNYETLYRIRITIDAKRDYRMVIRIKNNNVLLLRFLPRKKVYSQKPY; translated from the coding sequence ATGAATGTAAAATACAAACCCAAGTTCAGAAAAGACCTTGGGAAAATTAAAGACAAAGAAACACATAAAGCGATATACCGCGCATTAAAGAACATAGAAAAAGCAAACCATGGCTCACAAATTAACAATATAAAGAAACTGAAAAATTATGAAACCCTATACAGAATACGAATTACAATAGATGCAAAAAGGGACTACAGAATGGTAATAAGAATAAAAAACAATAATGTATTGCTTCTGCGGTTCTTGCCGCGCAAAAAAGTATATTCACAAAAACCATATTAA